The genomic segment ATCGTCATCATGATAGAGATATTATTAGTGGGGATTTTCATATCGCTGTTATTGTGTATGAGAAATTCTATTATCTGCAGCTGCAATATCCCGGTTTTCTTAATAATGTATCACTGGTTGTTGCCGATGAAATTCAGTTAATCAATGACCTGCAGCGTGGTCCCCGGTTGGAGAATAATCTTGATTGTCTCCGAATGAGAAATCCGAATATAAGAATTATAGCCCTTTCTGCCTTCTCGGAAAATACCATACATTTAGCTAAATATCTGGGAGCTTCTGTTCTTTTCTCATCCTATAGACCTCTTGAGCTGCGTAAAGGTATTGTACGTAATGGTATCTATCAATATATAGAACATAATACCAGTATTACAGGAAAAGAGGTCTTTTTTGCAAAAGATGATGCCTTTGAATGTAACCTTGCCAGCTATCTGAAAGCTACATTAAGCTACTTGATCAACAATAATGAATCAAGCTTAATATTTTTCTCTACTAAAAAGGAAGTCAGAATCTGGAGCAGGTGGTTAGCTGAACAATTCAATCTATCGCCTGCTAAAGCTGCCATAAATGAACTTAATACCCTGGAAGATTCTACTTCACGGGATGAATTGATTTCTCTCCTGCAAAACAGCATTGTCTATCATTGTGCTGACCTCTCCAGACAGGAACGCCAGCTAATCGAAAAGGCAGTCCGTAGTTGTGACATTAAAATTATCTGCGCCACTGATACTCTTTCCATGGGAGTCAATCTTCCGGTAAATAATGTAATTTTAACCGGCCAGAAGATTATCTCTAAAAAAAATAATGAATTATTGCTCCCAAACTTTCAGAAAAGGGCATTAACCCTCTCTGAGGTTGAAAATATGGGCGGAAGAGCCGGAAGGCTAAAACAGCAAGAATGTTTTGGTAGAATTATTTTTTTAGCACCTTCTCTTATTGAATTAACTGCTTATCAAAGATTATATTTTAATTCTTCAAACTTATTATTACCGGGATACCCTTTATCAAAATGCCACTTATATACCTTACCTGCTCCGGTTATGCAAGATAAGCCTTTCGAAGGTAATGCTTATCAGATTAATGAAGGCTATTCTGATAATAGTAAAACAAGTTGTCTTGCTCTATCTGCTCTCCCTGCTAAACAACTTTCTTATTCAGAAAATTTTCTCTATAAGGTTAAGCCGGTTAAAATCGAATATGATATTTTAACATTTATACTGCAGAGAATAGCTCAAAAACAAAATACTCTTGATGGTATTTATAATTTCAGTAAACAGGACAATGAAAGAATAAGCAATAATTTTTGGCACTACTGGCACTATAAATTTAATAAAAATATTACCAGAAAAAATATGTCAGAAATTCTAAGACAATTAGAAGATACTAAACTTGTTAAAAATTCAAGTAATATTTATTATTTAACTGAAATGGGTGCCCTGGTAGTATCCAGAGGTATTTGCTTTCAAACCTATATTCATTTCCGAAAATGGCTGGAAAATTGTTGTAAAAATGAGATTAGTGAATTGGAGATAATTT from the Atribacterota bacterium genome contains:
- a CDS encoding DEAD/DEAH box helicase, with translation MQEKIKMEQLEYFGIPSYIINIWKKNYSDTLLPVQEKAVRQFGLLQHGYSNNINIDEYRKTSNPLLVVSPSSSGKTLVGEMAAIKEIITQKKVIFLVPLRVLAEEKYQHFQNLYQSAGLKVKVSSGDHRHHDRDIISGDFHIAVIVYEKFYYLQLQYPGFLNNVSLVVADEIQLINDLQRGPRLENNLDCLRMRNPNIRIIALSAFSENTIHLAKYLGASVLFSSYRPLELRKGIVRNGIYQYIEHNTSITGKEVFFAKDDAFECNLASYLKATLSYLINNNESSLIFFSTKKEVRIWSRWLAEQFNLSPAKAAINELNTLEDSTSRDELISLLQNSIVYHCADLSRQERQLIEKAVRSCDIKIICATDTLSMGVNLPVNNVILTGQKIISKKNNELLLPNFQKRALTLSEVENMGGRAGRLKQQECFGRIIFLAPSLIELTAYQRLYFNSSNLLLPGYPLSKCHLYTLPAPVMQDKPFEGNAYQINEGYSDNSKTSCLALSALPAKQLSYSENFLYKVKPVKIEYDILTFILQRIAQKQNTLDGIYNFSKQDNERISNNFWHYWHYKFNKNITRKNMSEILRQLEDTKLVKNSSNIYYLTEMGALVVSRGICFQTYIHFRKWLENCCKNEISELEIIFLISTSVNGENSLIPSPVYKTTKFKKSAIGKWKKYLSMKILSLLFELGEDNKPIFQLYLNTESENKFGNGKKIDLKKYLSIKKTLLLFDWINGRELREIEEDYGVLSG